A genomic window from Pseudomonas cavernicola includes:
- a CDS encoding FCD domain-containing protein: protein MGFGQVQQRRLSDDIVAQLEGMILEGTLKAGERLPAERALAEQFGVSRPSLREAIQKLAAKGLLVSRQGGGNYVAESLGSTFSDPLLHLLESNPEAQRDLLEFRHTLEGSCAYYAAQRATELDHQRLREAFEALQDCYARDGKVSRAEEGAADARFHLAIAEASHNAVLLHTIRGLFDLLKRNVVTNIGGMYALRTETRKMLMQQHGELYQAIIEGRAEAAREVSNRHIHYVQEVLAEGLQEAQRVARAERRQGF from the coding sequence ATGGGCTTCGGTCAGGTACAGCAGCGCCGTTTGTCGGACGATATCGTTGCGCAGCTCGAGGGGATGATTCTCGAAGGCACGCTCAAGGCTGGCGAGCGCCTGCCTGCGGAGCGCGCGCTGGCGGAGCAGTTCGGCGTGTCGCGACCATCATTGCGCGAGGCGATTCAGAAGCTGGCGGCCAAGGGTTTGCTGGTCAGTCGTCAGGGCGGCGGCAACTATGTCGCGGAGTCCTTGGGGTCGACTTTCAGCGATCCGCTGCTGCATTTACTGGAGAGCAACCCCGAGGCGCAGCGTGATTTGCTGGAGTTTCGCCACACGCTGGAAGGTTCCTGTGCCTATTACGCCGCGCAACGGGCGACCGAGCTGGATCATCAGCGGCTGCGCGAAGCCTTCGAGGCGCTGCAGGACTGTTATGCGCGTGACGGGAAGGTCAGCCGCGCCGAGGAGGGCGCCGCCGATGCGCGCTTCCACTTGGCAATTGCCGAAGCCAGTCACAACGCTGTGCTGCTGCACACCATTCGCGGATTGTTCGACTTGTTGAAGCGCAACGTGGTGACCAATATCGGCGGCATGTATGCCCTGCGCACCGAGACCCGCAAGATGCTGATGCAACAGCATGGCGAGTTGTATCAGGCAATCATCGAGGGGCGTGCCGAGGCGGCGCGGGAAGTGTCCAATCGGCACATCCATTACGTGCAGGAAGTGCTGGCGGAGGGCTTGCAGGAGGCGCAACGGGTGGCGCGAGCAGAGCGGCGGCAGGGGTTCTAG
- the smpB gene encoding SsrA-binding protein SmpB — translation MAKQKKHPQGTIAQNKKARHDYFIEHKFEAGMVLAGWEVKSLRAGKAQLVDSYVLLKNDEAWLIGCHIAPLTAASTHVIADPVRTRKLLLNKRELEKLTTSVQQKGYACVALSMYWKQHLIKCEIGLGKGKKEYDKRHTERERDSDRELQRAVRNKGKDE, via the coding sequence ATGGCTAAGCAAAAGAAACACCCTCAGGGCACCATTGCCCAAAACAAGAAAGCCCGGCACGACTACTTCATCGAGCACAAGTTCGAGGCAGGCATGGTCCTGGCCGGCTGGGAAGTAAAAAGCCTGCGGGCCGGCAAAGCGCAGTTGGTCGACAGCTACGTGCTGCTCAAGAATGACGAAGCCTGGCTGATCGGCTGCCACATTGCGCCACTGACCGCCGCCAGCACCCATGTCATCGCCGACCCCGTGCGCACACGCAAACTGCTGCTCAACAAGCGCGAGCTGGAAAAACTGACCACCTCCGTGCAGCAGAAGGGTTACGCCTGCGTGGCCTTGTCGATGTACTGGAAGCAGCACTTGATCAAGTGCGAAATCGGCCTAGGCAAAGGCAAGAAGGAATACGACAAGCGCCATACCGAACGCGAGCGCGACTCCGATCGCGAGCTGCAGCGCGCAGTTCGTAACAAGGGCAAGGATGAGTAA